In Ramlibacter sp., the sequence TGCCGATCCAGCGGCGCGGGTAGGCGGCGTCCACTTCGGGGTCCAGTTCCATGCGCACCTTGTCGCGCAAGGCTTTGGTGGCGTCGGCCGAAAAGTGCGCGTCGAACTCCGTCAGGCCTGCGTAGCCGTGCTGCGCGGCCAGGGCCAGCACCGTGCCCATGGAGAATTTGCTCTGGTGCACCGTGGCCGGGTTCACCACGGGGCCCAGCACGTCGATGGCGCCCTGGTGCACATGGGTGACCACCTGCGCGATGTCGGCCGGCTTGAGGTGGTGGGCCTGCATGACCTGCAGCAATGCGTCGGCCGCCGGGTGGGTGTGGCGGCACGAGGCGTGGTACTTGAACGAGGTCTCGGCCGTGGCCCAGCGCGTGCCCAGGCCATCGACCAGCCGGCTCGGGTCGGCGTCGGTCGACATGCCAGCGGCCATGCCCTGCGGGCCTTCCAGAATCTGGGCCGCGCCGGTGAAGCCGTCCTGCGCGAGGTAGGCCGCCATCAGGCCGGCGGCGGCTGAATGGGCCGTGTGCAGTTGCTTGGAGTCGGCCGCGGTGCGCAGGAACTCCCACAGGCCCGACGACTGCGTGCCGGCCGAGCCAAAGGCATGCTGCATCTGCGCGGCGTTCAGGCCCAGCAGGTGGCCGGCCGTGGCGGCCGCCGCCAGCGTGCCCGCGGTGCCCGTGGTGTGGAACACCTTGTAGTGCGAGCGGCCCAGAAATTCACCCACGCGGATGCCCACCTCGTAACCCGCCACCGACGCCGTGAGCAGGCGCTGCCCGCTGGCGCCCAGGGCCTGCGCCACCGCCAGCGCCACCGGGAAGACGATGGTGGCC encodes:
- a CDS encoding MmgE/PrpD family protein, with protein sequence MTTARLAAFAADLRFESIPAPVVRKAEDLLVDWFGSALAGKGARAVESIARFGAAMGPASGPSEVLIHRTTTSPYVAAMVNAAASHVAEQDDVHNGSVFHPATIVFPVALAVAQALGASGQRLLTASVAGYEVGIRVGEFLGRSHYKVFHTTGTAGTLAAAATAGHLLGLNAAQMQHAFGSAGTQSSGLWEFLRTAADSKQLHTAHSAAAGLMAAYLAQDGFTGAAQILEGPQGMAAGMSTDADPSRLVDGLGTRWATAETSFKYHASCRHTHPAADALLQVMQAHHLKPADIAQVVTHVHQGAIDVLGPVVNPATVHQSKFSMGTVLALAAQHGYAGLTEFDAHFSADATKALRDKVRMELDPEVDAAYPRRWIGKVTVHTTDGRVLAGRVDEPKGDPGNTLSRDEITAKALRLAAYGGAAGTTEAQAAIDRLWQIAQAPAVGRLLAGA